The genomic DNA CTCCCCACATGTCCCCTCCAAGACCCACCACACCAGCACCCAGACACCGGCAGCCCCCGGGGGCAGCCTAGGCGCACCCCGCCTTATCCTGGGAGCACCTTCCTACGGCTCTGCCAACACCTCTGGTTTCACCACCGTTCTTGACACACCTCTTGTCAGCAACGGAAGGCTGAGGGGTGCGGGGGGGGAAAAACCTCTCTGATGAGATTTTTCTTCACCACAACTTAGAAACGGCCCTAAGAAGTACCTAGGGCTCTGGACATACATGCAAGCACCAGAAGACACCACATCATCATTTTTACGCTGCTTGGGAAGctgcctgcagggctgctttatAAAGCAGCAGAAGATGTTTGGCCaagaaaatcaaatcaaaagCTGACTTCTTCCAGGCAAGCGGGATGCTCGGGCCATTCTGTTATTTGGCAGTGCTCCTCTCCACAAGGCCGGCTGGGCAACACCTGCTCCCTTCAAGACTTTAAAACACAGTTTGTCACACACCTTTTGGCCAGCAATGATCACATATTCCAGAAAACAGGTATCTCAGCTTACAACAACTGTGCCTCTAATTGCCAGTGTCccccaaaccagaacaaatCTGGCAACACCCCGAGCTTGTACATCTGGCATGAAAATGCTGCCCAACAGCTGTACCCTATAACCACAACGACAGCACTGGCAGTCCCGTTTCACACAGAACGAAAGATGCTGGACCAGCCACGTTTCAAATATcactttcagaaatgcttcTATCggatttcattttacatttttaatgcaatcTGCTGTTTTTCCCCCTTACGTAAGGAAACATTACACTTATACGCTCGGTTTCCCCAAAGAGATCAGGTAAGGGCTCTCTCCGCCACACTCCCACTGTTTACAGCCTTCGTGTCTCCAGCCATCCCAGCAACTACACACCATGGAGTGACTGAAGAGTTGCTAGATTGGGACAAGCTTTCCTGCTCCTCAGACTGTCTGGCCTGAGAAAAGGCAGGCACATCCTGACCAATTCCCGGAGAAGCTTTCACGGGGTCAGAGGAAGTAGCAGGCTGTAGCAGggggggtgatggttttaattCTTTGGGGCTTGCAGGAAACAGTAAACTAATTCCAGCCTGCCACCACCGAAAGCGACCCGCTGCAGATTAATTCTGTCTCTATCTGCAAGAGAACTTGGCACAGGGATGCCAAGCGCTGCTCGCTCACATCATCTGcgctgaaaaatgaaaaggagggGAGAGACATTTGCTGTAACCTCGCTAACAGCTCATCACCATCAGCGTTTCTCTGGGGATCCACGTGCCGAGGAGAACAGCACACAGCTTATCCAAAAAGTTTATCCAAAAATCCCTCACTGCCAACAGCTCTGCGACACCTTTGCCTCCGCTCTCCGGTCACATCAGAGAGGGACCCTCAGGCAACCAGAGCTACGCCTCCTCGGCCGCCGAGCCAGCAATCCCTCTCGAGGACTGCCCCGCTGCACACGCGCCTCTGAAATCCGCCCCGCTAGATGCGGTTAAGACCATTAGAGGAGCGACATCTCCGCACGTTAATCCGGGTTGTGTAATCATCCTGCATCGACACGGGAGGACAGCGCCGGCAAAGCCGGGCAGCCGCATCCTCGCCTGTCTGCTCTGCCGCTGACGCTCCCCGCCTCTTCACCGCAAAAGAACAAAGGTCAGTCGCCGTTCGGGACACAGGCTCTCCACACAGCTTGCGCGGACACATCGCACGCCCAGAGGTTTTTCCCCTTGGCACAGCGGCAACCGCCTCGCAGAGCGCAAGCTCTATTAATATTTTACCACCAGATTTCACTCTGTCCTCGAACTGTTTTGCAAGCAATGCGGATCACACACGATGTCTCCCCAAATTAAGATATAAATGTCAACATGAGGCACAGCAACATAAGCATTATTGGGCACGCCCAACAAGGACAAGGAGAATTGATTTGCTTTtgttccccccgccccccgccatGTATCTACAACATCCTTTTCTCCGCCcgaggaagaaaacaacaaaatacttgGAGTTTTTGTATCGTCATTATTCAAACAGTGACAAGGTAGCCAGAAACACAGGATAAATGCTGAGTTCTCATAGCAACACACCTCTATGAGTAAGGAGATTAAACTTCTAAACGTGTTCCTTCCTCAAGCCTCCAGCATTTGCCAGTCTCACATCAGCTGTGAGAACCAGCACCAACAACTCAAAACCACTTCTCACTGTCCTACCCAACTAGAAACAAGGAAGAATTAAGAAGATGCTTCTTCCCATATGGTTTCTGCCTGAAGCAGTATCTCCTTAAGTGCATGGGTTACAATCTCACAAGAAACAGTTACACGTATGCACAAACATGCTGCCCAAAAAaaactttccttcatttttccatcttcctgTTGCTGTCAGCTGCTTGAGAGCAGGTCCTCCCATAGGATGCAAACAAGGAAACACATCTGAGTGTTTAACCTGCAATTCTTTTGTTCAAATAACATGGCAGCTAAAAAcagcctttcctcttccccGGAGCAACCTCTCACTGTGCTCACTTATGTAAGTCACCCTTTACTCATCCGAGGACAGTAATGACTATCCAAAAGCTAAAACCCAGTATTCAGCATAGAGATCACAAGAGATTCCATAAGTCACCTTCAGCATCCAATTCTGAGTATCCCATGGGGCAGAGGGAACCCAGCTGATTCCATTTTTCCCTCCAACTACCCCTCCTTGGAAACTTTCcacatttgtttccttctgccCAAGCTCACTGTGCTGCACAGACAAGCAACCACCATTCTCCCTGCACagacttttggttttttcttttctttttttttttttttttttgcactatGTCCCATCAGAGGAAGGTAATAACTGACCAGGGCAAAGGACATGTTTACTGTCTCCATCTTTCATTTGTTCAGGTACACACACAGcccagcaagaaaagaaaagcagcagattaCCATGCAAAGAGACACCGGCATGTCACTCCATGGCTGAACATCAGCTCTGAAGTCCATATACACCATACACTTTCACACATAGAAACCACTTCAACTTTTTCCCCATGACCTCACATCTTAAGAtcacatttttaacatatgAGATTTTTCCCACCTAAGGTTTAAACGGGCAGTGTCTTCCTCCTATAAAATTAGACAAACAGGTAACTACGTTCTTCAATCAAGAAATTCACAGCTTGTAGAATCTATTCAATCTTTCACACTTGGGTATGATTTTTCAATACCGCTGGAAGAGCTTTGTTACAAACCGACATGCGATCATCACATGCCTGTATTGATGCCTGTGTCCATGCCAATAGCTCAAATCACCTGATCTCTGAACAATCCTATGACTCATGACATATGCATCCCATAATTTATCATGTTTGTGCTATGGAAATGCACCGGAGCAGCATCGCCTCAGCAACATTTACAAGTCACCTTGGCAACAAAGCAGCTTCGTGGCTGCTCTCAGAACACCCGGCAAAACCTAAACAAGATGGGAGAGAATTAAAGCACTTCTACTTTACTCCTTAGCTTTAACTGCTCATTAATTAGCTAACACAGATACCtcccttaaaataaataaataaataaataaataaaatttaaaaaaaaaaccacaacgccaccacctttttttcccctctccagaAGGCACAATGAAGCTTAAGAAGGTTCTCGGTATGGGAAAGCCACACATGAGCAAGTCAGAGGAAAAGTTCAAGGAATCTGATATTTTGCCTtcatttgcttaaaataaagtCCATACCCATGCTATAAAAGTAGGAAAATGAGCAAATCCCAGGGCAAGCTAAAAAAAGCGGGTTTCCATCCCATCCCTCCGTAAGCATCACCTGCCTGTGTGATTTagccttttgttgttgttgttgtcgtcACACTGGTAGATTTAGAGGATCCAGGGGGGCGAGCAGCTGTTACGGCCCCGATGGGCCCCTGCACCCCCGGCAGGCAGGGCTGCGGCCGCACCGAGGCGGCGGCGGAGGAGCCCTGCGAGCCAGATCCGTGCCACAATCACGGTTTCGCTTGCGGTTTTCCTCTTCCCCGCTGACACCGGGCAGGTGAAGCGCTCACAGCAGGGGTCGTGCCTAACAGCTCACCCGTTTTGCTCCTAAATTCCCCCCGCTCACACACATAAAAGCACGCTGCTTTGCTTGTAGTCAGGGCTGGATGAATGCTACGTAAAACGAGGTGAAGCatcttttcagcagcagcaagagctcttgcaggaggcagaaaggaaaacGGAAGGGGTTGCAACTCATCAGCTTAGTTCCCGTTTGAGAGTTTTACAGCCAAACGCACCAACAGCGTGGCTAGAAATTGCGGGGAAAGCGAAGGCAAGAGGTAAGTAGCCCCGGCTCTCGCTGGTGATAAACAAAGGGGAAGAGCAGGCAGAGCACATCGCTCCTTCGCCGGTTGCTCGGTGAGAGATGCATCAAGACCACTGGCAGCTCAAGCCCCGCCAGAGCCCAAGCCACTACACCAGAGGCATTCAAGAAGTGTAAAACGTGGCTTCCTGATTTATCAGCTGCTATCCCaaggggcaggaggtgaaccACCACGATAAAAAACTTTTACTGAGATCTGAATCTGTACGGGTAAGTATTTGCTGTTGTACAGGCAGGCATACAGGAGAGGAGCTCCCTCAGCAGAACGGATCTGCACTTTTAGGAGTTTAGACATTCGGCCAAACTCTGAAATAGCCTGTTAAGTCAGAGCTAATTAGAAGAGGAGAGGAACAAACTAATAGAAGATGGAACGCACTTTCCCTGCTTCCGACAGTTATTTAACAGCCTCCAAGACATTTTAGCCAGCAGATTCAAGTGCCGGACACCTCACTAAATGATGAATTTAAGGACACACCATATCATCAGCCTTTTGCAAGGATGGGAGGGTGGATGTTTCACCAAACAATGATGCTCTCACGCTCTTCCTCCCCGTAGCGACCCCCCCCATAGCAGCATTCCCCCACCTCTGAGAaggctctgcctccctcccttgCGCCCATCCCTGACCCAAAAGACCACCGTCCTCCTCTCACCCCCAGACCCACCTTGCCCTGCTGCCAGAACAAGCTGCCAGgaccctgctgctgctgctgttctttacGCTTCGCAGCACACCCAGGGTGGGATTTAACAGaggacatcaccagggcactctgAGCCTTCTGATGAGCAAGGGGGGCTGTAAGGGGGAGACCTGGGGCAGCAGCCTGCCGAGCTTTCGCCTTTAGCATGGGGACTGAAAGGCAGCAGCGCCTTCCTCCCCGAAGCCACCTCGATGCAGCCTGCAGAAGGGGAAGCCTCGCTCATCTTCCAGGGGCTCAGTCTGCCTCTCCCCACCCTGGCACACCCTCTACTTCCACAATTAAAACTTTCTATTGCTATTTTGCCAGGCCGATTTTTGTTGAGGCTGCTGTTGCAGTGACAGCAATAACACAGTAACTTGATTTAGGTGAGGAACCGAGCAAGTACGATTGACCAGCATGCTCTCTGCCAAAAGCATTAACCAAAGACCAGAACAATAATTCAAAGTTATTAAATTGCCTGAATGAAATTTTCTACTAGCCCTACTCATGAATCTCAACCTACAGAAGAGCACACTTAACCACCGAGTTACAcaatgcacatgcacacacacataatgCAGCCTGCAGtctgtttcctcttgttttgCAGTACTTTAggcatagattttttttctgagttgttAAAAACAAAGTAGCAGCAGGAGGGACTGATCCATTCTTTAATTGTataggtaaaagaaaaaaaaattgggaaaatGGATCGAAGCCAAATGCTTAccacaagttaaaaaaaaaaaaaaaaaacttgcatACAGTTAAAAATCATAACTGataccatttatttttaagtttgtcTTGCTTTCAGGACAGTGCTGCTAGCACACACTTTCCATAGTCCTCCTATACCTTGCAGCAGCCTAGAGGGAGCAACCAGCCCAGCCGGCCCCATGGGGAATTTCACATCCCGCCGCCTGCCAGCCAGCTGcacaaaccaaccccccccaGCCACTGCAGCAAGAAGTCGCCCAGGCAAACTCATTTCTCATAGTTTGGAGTTTTATATATCCAGCCTTTATAGATAAGCCAGCCTGGCAGATGATGCCCTTTCCTGCTCGCCATCACCCTCCTGTCCTCCATCCCTGCTTTGCCTGGAAGCTGCGCTATTGGCATTTCCCAGCGCTACAGCACCTTCGGGAAGCTGAACTCCTTGTTGCCTCTCACCCTTCCCCcatctcctttctgcttttaaaacagagCCTTAGACCTTTGCTTTCACTGGTTGATGTGGTACTTCATCAATTAAACAGACGATCTCTTTAGGACAGTGACTTTGGTGACAGTTAACTATCTCCTGAAAAGCGAGTACAACCATAACCAGTAACTTCCAGACTCCAAAACAAGCACAGAGAGCACCAGCCATGGCAGCTCCATACCCGCAGAGGCCAAGGTCAGTGACTTTAACCAGCATCACCGCGAGAACACAAAGATTACACTGCCCGCGCGGCTCTGCTGCAAGCTGCCGCGGCACAGAGACACGTACACGCTTCAGAAAGCCATCTAAATTCGCTTACATCTGTCATTGTCATTTTGGTCGGCAATGGCATCTTCCAGAGCGACAGACTTTGGCTTCTTTTCACCGTTTCCTTTCAAGTTTTCCCAGTCTGCCTGGCTGAATCTGCAGACCTCTGAGTCTTTGGTAGCTGTTTggccttctctctctttcatctCCAACTCTGAGAAGCGCATCATTGCACGCTAGAAAGAGAAttgatatgaaaaaaaaagtcttgcaaTAAAAGCTACTTCATTTACCTTACCTTATATGAAagcatttccaaaggaaaatcGGCTCAAAACCAAGGTTTCAGATAGACAGCTAGGGTAGGAGTTTAATACACCTGACTTGCAAAACAGTGTTCTAGCATCTATATGCAAATAGCCACACAATTCTTTCATATATAAGTGTATATATgtaagatatatatataaatgtatgttgtatataaaacaaaaacattccaTTTTGGAGgtaaaaagagacaaaaacaaaaaggggggagaaaaaaaaaaacaacaacaaaaaacaaacaacacaaaaccataCAATGAATAAAGACGACCATGGCCCACAAACTTCCCTTTGTGTATTTGGAAATGAAATTTAACTCAAAGGTTTATGTAAGAGTCTAGTAATAAAAATTTGAAGAACTGACCTCACAGTAAGCAGCAGGTAGACATAAAATACTGTCCTCTTGTAATCCTTCCATCTATGTAATTAAAATGGGCACTCAATGGATCATTTAGATAATTTCATCCATTTTTATAAGCATAAACCAATTCTTTTCTTAACAATGCAAAACAATTTGGCTTAACTCATCCCttcattaaaagtaaaatacCTTAAGGATATTCCAATACAATATCTGTCTGTCATCCCTCAGCATCAACCTCAATACCGCTCCTACTCTTTTCTACGTGTTCACTTAGCACAAACGTTGCCTGAGACCCGCTAACGCACAGCTGTGACTCTTCTCCATCAAACTGCACATTTGGTATATTAATCGCCACTTCTGGGTGCGCTTTGCTCGCTGGCACCGCAGGTCAGCTTAGAAATCACAGCCATCGCTAGTGCCAAGGTAACATGCATGCCTGTCCGACTCCCCTCTGAAACTGCACAAGCATTTCATACGTACATTAACATTCTTACCAGATCTTAGTAAAAGCCCTTTAAAGCTTACTAGcatgtacatatgtaaaaaCCATACATACTATTCTTTACATCACTTCGCTCTCAGTAACAAACTTACTTTGCTATTTAAAACCACTTCTAGTGAGTACACCGTAACAAAAAAATTTCTGATCTCCCCACCTGCGCTGCTTCTCTCAACTTTTTAAACTTGACTGCGACTTTCAACAgagaaataacaacaaaaagcGCGGCGGTCGTTGGACCGCGCGGACTCACCTGCAACGCCCGCTGCTCCCGGCTGAGCTGGCTGGAGTCTGCGTACAGTTCGGTTGTCACACACTTGAACCGGTCACCTACGTAACCGGCAGAGTTTGCAATCCTCTTGGCCAACTTAGACGGCTTGGGTTTCAATACTTTGCCATCCGCAGATTCCGCATCCTCAGCTCCGTCTTTGGTATAGGTCTGGTTGGCGTCGATGCTCGGCGGCGCGGTCCCCATGCAGAATGGCTTCGCGTCCTCCTGCACCTTGCCAAAAGCCAGAGCCGGAGCATCACTCTCATGAGCGCTTTCCAAGAAAGCAGGCGAAGGTTGGACCGCCACTCTCTCTTTAGGCTGGCTGACAGATAAATCTTCTTTCCTTAAGCCAAACACCGATGAACTCTGGGCTTGCTTGAAATTATAGGTTTCATGAAGATCATTATTTCTTCCAAACTCCTCTCTCATTACAATAAAATCTCTGTGCTGCGACGCCTGCTCTATCTTGTGCTTTGTAGGGTCATTAGCCTGATTACTGCTTTCCATAGCAAAGCCGGCTTTCGTTATGTTTGCTTCACTTTTAGCCTCTTGCTCGTCTCGCAGAAGATCTGGGAAGAGGTGTTTGTCACTTTTGGCCAAGTTTTTACCATGGCCGGAGCTCTGGTGCAATTTCACACTCTTGTCCCCGGGTACTTCAAAATGCATCTTCCCGCTGCTTTCCAGGAGCTCCGGAAACCTGCCTCGCAGAGCCGGGTCCTCGTAGCGGACCCTCTCGTGAGACCGCGACCTCctttctgccttctcctccttATTGATCTCCAAAGCCGAATGCTGAAGGAGCATGGGGTgcaccatccccatccccagcgCATCCTGGTAGGTCAGGaactccccccgccccgccggcaggCTGTAGGGGAGGCCGGGTTTGGGAGCCAGGTGACCGGGATAGAGGCTGCCGTTGGGCAGCAAGACGGGGTGAGGATACACGTGTCCTTTCCCGTGGAGAGAGAGAGGGCTGATGGCTATCCCCTCCGGCACCGGGTACGGGAGGTAACTCCTGGGGTAGGGCAGAGGCGGGGAGCGAAACGCCTCGTTGGGTGGCAAGAAGATGGGGCTGGACGCCAGGGCGGTCTCGCTCGCCTTGAAGTTGGCTTCCTGGCCGCAGGATTTGGCCACCTTATTGCTGTGTTTCGCAGGGGTGGCGACGGGCTGCCCGACGTGCTGTATGACCGAGGCGGTGCTCTCCGCGGAGCTCCTGGCTGTCTTGGCGCAATCCACGTTGGCGTTGGGAGCCGGTGACGCCGATGCCGGTCGCCCTCCTGCCGACACCGTCCCGGAAACGCTGCCGACAACCGCCTCCGTGCCGCCcatcctggggcaggaggagctccGTTGCTGCGGGATCACCCAGTCCAGAGCCTTGTTTTTCAGCTGGACGCTCTTCCCGCTCTCCTCGCCGGGGCTGGGACCAGGAACGATCCAGGAGGAGGGCGCCGTGCTGATAATTTCAGGCCTGTAGATGGGGCACCCGTTCCCGGGAGAAATGGTTTCCTTCTGAACGATGTCGCTGCCGGACAAGTGCGTCCCCCCTCCCGCCCTGCCGTGCACCAGCACCGTCGGCGTCATTTTCTTGCTGTGGTCCGACTTGCTGGCAGTTTCTGTATCGACGACTTTTGCCGACAAGTCCAGCGGTTTGTCGGTGACATCTTTGGTCGGGGTCTGCTTTTCCAGGAGCGGGGGAGACCTGCCATCTTTCCGGTCGTGGCCAGCTTTCCGCGTGTGGGGGGCAGCTGGTTGGGGTGCCTCCCCAGCATCACTGCCTTTGGGAAGCTTCCCGTTGGGGAGACGGGAGGGTGGGAATTCGCCGCCAACGTTCACGTAGGGCTTTGGGAGGGTAacagcagaggagggagaggtggtGATCCTGGGGAAGTGTTTGTGGAAATCGGCATAGGTGTCCCCTACCTGGGCGGGcagggggaggcggggggaCGGCCGGGGCGAGTGCGGCAGCAGGAGCGCGGGGTCCGCCGGCATGTTGGCGGGGGCCGGCTTGGCAGCGGGGACCCGGGGCTGCTTGCTGCTCTGGATGTGGGGGTAAGCGTGCGCGTCGACAGGGGTGCCAGGGCTGACCCCCATCTTCCACGGCAAGCTCTTATCCGGACAGTGCACCAAAGGCGGGATCGCTGGTGAAGCCGAAGCAGTCGAGAGCCTCATGGGCGATGCCAGCGACGAAGGGATGTGCGGGGCAACGTAGTGGGAGGGAGGCAGGTATAAAAAACGTTCACCGTTTGTACATACAGGCGAGTAAGCCAGGTGCTGCGGTAAGCTGTAGGTGGACTGCTGAGGTAGCAATGCCTTGTACATGTTCAATGAATACTTATTTGGTGAGTCAAGGAAAGGATATATGGTGGGCGTCGCACCCTCCATATAGGGGTTTACCCAGGGGAGCCTTAGGTAACTAGCACCATTGACAGCAAGAGGACTCTGCTTGTCACCCGCAGCTCGGTCCAAACCCAGCGTCTCTCCCGTCGGAACAGAGGTTTTTTGTATTCCAGGTGGCGTTTTGTATATAGCGCTGAAGCCGTTGGGGGCTTTTCCAGAAACAGACGCGTTTTCTACCACTTCAGGGGGATTAGACTTAAACTGCATCTCTGGATTTCTTTCAGGAGTAAATCCGAGCCCAGCTATTGAACCCGTAGCATCCCGTGATTTTTCTGAGCCGAGTCCGCACAAGCTGGAATAGACAATGCTACTGGGGACTCTGAGTCCTTCTCGCATGAGTCCAGACCTGTCCATACTCAGAGCTGCGAGACTGTCAATGCGATGTGCTGTAGTCGCATCCACCTTTACAGAACAAGAAGTATGTTACTTTCACATTTCGCTACAACGACTACCGCTCAAACTACAGACATGtcagcatttagaaaaaaaataacgcCAATGCAAACACCTTGTTTGTTGGGAAAACAGagaggctgatcacactggaGAATGTTAGAATGGGAACCTACGGAGGAATATGTATCACCACTCACATTAATACAAATCTCTCCAGACCCAAAATCCATCGGTTAGAAACAAAGGCATGAGGACCCATAGTTCAAGCAGCCAAAAGTGGCCTGGAGACGACACCAAGTGGCATCGCTCCCATCTGGCAACCAGCTCCTCAGCCCCAGGCCCACCAGAGCAAGAGGATGTGGGCCGGTGCATGGAGAGCAGGGAGGATAGAgagcctctcctcctcctccaggacCTCTCTCTccaccacagctctgctccagggctCATCACCAACACACGATTCACAGGCTCAGGCATCTGAGGATGCAGCATGAAGGAAAGTCCACTGCCAAATTTCTTCCCCACTCGCTGCTCCCCACGTATgctcacagaaggaaaaaaccaccaACTTTGCCGCAGTGTTGATGTACTTAACACTTACATGAACTATTCTTTAACGTTAGACATGCGAGGGTGCTGCACAACATTATTCATAACagagcaaaagtaaaaatacgATGtcacacaacaacaaaactccaGGAAGTCAGCGTCAAGAGATTAATGAGATAAATAAACAAAGTCCCATTTCACTGTTTCACAGAAACAACTGGTACATGCCCAAGCCTGACTAGAGGTGCAagagaaagttattttaataatttctccAAATGGATCATGTAATAACACCTGGGGGTGGGAAGGACAGACACAGATTCAGCTGCAGCATGAAGCTGTAAACTTCTTACCACACTGTGATTCAGGtgattttcttccctcagctccAGTCTGCTTTTCGGTGCATCGCCATCGTTAACGGGAATTTTCCtattaagaaacaaaagcttACTGAAAACATCCTGCACATCTCAGATCAGTACAAGATTATATCACCTCCACATTTTGACTCCCCTAGAGAAGACCCATATATCATATTTATCATTCTGTGTACTAATGCACAGCCCCTACCTTAGAAAGCAAGGACCATTTGAAAACAGGTTTTGACAGCAAGAACCCACCAAGCACACCTCAGAACAGCCTCTTCCAACACAAGTCATTTTTGTCAAAGCcttgcccttttctttttccaaggaGAGAATATCCCATTTTAAACATACTCTGTTCATGTACCATCCATACATGCTGCTGAAGAGAAAATTAGAACACACGCTAATATCATACGAACGTCAGCTGTTCCATGCTAAAGAGGGATCTGCACATCTGTGCCATACCAGTGTTGCAGCACTGGGACTTGTTATCACAGAAAGCACTGATAAAGAATATACCTTAGTGCCAAATTTCAAATCCCAGGGATAAAAATCGCTGACGCGCAGCAGAAGGAAAGTTTCAGCATTATCCAAAAGAACCCCTTTCAATCAAAGTGCTTAAAGGCACATCATCACCTTCAAGcagaaatgctattttaatgtatttgtttattcatttttcaaagataCACCTTTCTGCAAGTagcatgtaaaaatattatacctaaataactgaaaggaaagcagagagagagggTACAAAGGCAGAGACGGTTGGCAATTTTCCTCCAGTTTATGCTTGCAAATAGGTTTTCCCTGCAAGACCAAAAACTTTCCCCAGCTTCTCGGAGGCTTTTCACACCACAGTGAGAACACAGGctcagagaagacagaaaaacactAAAACCACTCAAAATTGGCACAGAGAACCACAGGCATACCTGCAGCTTCTGTTCAGTGTCATTTcgcattttaaaaagctgcagtTTAAGGGAAGAGGACAATGGCCAGTGCCTGCATCACTCCattgaaaattattaaagacTGCAATTTTAATCATTGAATTAATTACATTCAACAGTAAAAAATGtccagaggaagagaaattgACTTGTGGAGACAGAAAGGCCGCTGTTCCTATTTCATAGGACAATCCATTGGTCCGAAGGCAGGGAATGCCAAGTTGCAGGCAGGAGCTCCTCCACCGTACAGAATCACTGCAAGAACGCGTGCACTATTTGGTTTAATTCCCCTTCACAAATACgaataataaattaattgtaAAAGCGCATTTAAAGGCTGCTTTGGGGAGTAATCTCTTTAAAGGGCGTCCCCACTTCA from Caloenas nicobarica isolate bCalNic1 chromosome 1, bCalNic1.hap1, whole genome shotgun sequence includes the following:
- the BCOR gene encoding BCL-6 corepressor isoform X3: MLSATPLYGNVHSWMSNERVRMCGINEDRKIPVNDGDAPKSRLELREENHLNHSVVDATTAHRIDSLAALSMDRSGLMREGLRVPSSIVYSSLCGLGSEKSRDATGSIAGLGFTPERNPEMQFKSNPPEVVENASVSGKAPNGFSAIYKTPPGIQKTSVPTGETLGLDRAAGDKQSPLAVNGASYLRLPWVNPYMEGATPTIYPFLDSPNKYSLNMYKALLPQQSTYSLPQHLAYSPVCTNGERFLYLPPSHYVAPHIPSSLASPMRLSTASASPAIPPLVHCPDKSLPWKMGVSPGTPVDAHAYPHIQSSKQPRVPAAKPAPANMPADPALLLPHSPRPSPRLPLPAQVGDTYADFHKHFPRITTSPSSAVTLPKPYVNVGGEFPPSRLPNGKLPKGSDAGEAPQPAAPHTRKAGHDRKDGRSPPLLEKQTPTKDVTDKPLDLSAKVVDTETASKSDHSKKMTPTVLVHGRAGGGTHLSGSDIVQKETISPGNGCPIYRPEIISTAPSSWIVPGPSPGEESGKSVQLKNKALDWVIPQQRSSSCPRMGGTEAVVGSVSGTVSAGGRPASASPAPNANVDCAKTARSSAESTASVIQHVGQPVATPAKHSNKVAKSCGQEANFKASETALASSPIFLPPNEAFRSPPLPYPRSYLPYPVPEGIAISPLSLHGKGHVYPHPVLLPNGSLYPGHLAPKPGLPYSLPAGRGEFLTYQDALGMGMVHPMLLQHSALEINKEEKAERRSRSHERVRYEDPALRGRFPELLESSGKMHFEVPGDKSVKLHQSSGHGKNLAKSDKHLFPDLLRDEQEAKSEANITKAGFAMESSNQANDPTKHKIEQASQHRDFIVMREEFGRNNDLHETYNFKQAQSSSVFGLRKEDLSVSQPKERVAVQPSPAFLESAHESDAPALAFGKVQEDAKPFCMGTAPPSIDANQTYTKDGAEDAESADGKVLKPKPSKLAKRIANSAGYVGDRFKCVTTELYADSSQLSREQRALQMEGLQEDSILCLPAAYCERAMMRFSELEMKEREGQTATKDSEVCRFSQADWENLKGNGEKKPKSVALEDAIADQNDNDRCNFTSTENNQGHFLETPEEKDLSNEQCYLERHSIYEKAEDQPTDDIGQHPCPRLDRKRKHSGERVQNDGSQNENFVDELQDELISKAKKKKNSKGLHPKKQRHLQHLRELWEQQVSPERSPSGKLGRQSRKDLAEAVQPEATAKVKDFTEERHTKKRSEAKSNRSWSEESLKTSDNEQGLPVFPVSPHMKSLSSTNANSKRQAQPSCTPASRLAAKQQKIKESRKTDGLYTDEEEDFQHASLLQKYSECEKPSGKRQCKTKHLALQERRRRSSLTGDDTTDIENAEDKVTVTRKVRKRPEPASDCDSSPAKAYEQKLYDRLQQTPALLPASQPSQLPIASPPQDTTPSRPMPPEARRLIVNKNAGETLLQRAARLGYEEVVLYCLESKVCDVNHRDNAGYCALHEACARGWLSIVRHLLEYGADVNCSAQDGTRPIHDAVENDHLEIVRLLLSYGADPTLATYSGRTIVKMTHSELMETFLTEYLTDLQGRSVDDPGLYWDFYGSSVCDPKDESGFDILANPPGPGDEDEDGFSDVFEFEFSDEPPLPCYNIQVCLSQGPRNWLLLSDVVKRLKMSSRIFRCNFPNLEVVTITEAEFYKQTSLSQLFSCATDLEAFNPESKELLDLVEFTSELKTLLGSSLHWLHPHEDPPFDILW